From Leptolyngbyaceae cyanobacterium, one genomic window encodes:
- a CDS encoding S8 family peptidase has product MRKIFLLCLFILTLGFALFNFKGLATSGSYDSIVLDFREDIPATEITAQVNAIAQKFHTTPYLNSEFSVKDNVYIVKGDTRLLKALRKSGLAKKTESIEPNYIYQAYEIPNDPDYSQQWNLRSINVEAAWDETKGNGVTVAVIDTGVSKVPDLADTTFVQGYDFVNDKESADDDNGHGTHVAGTVAQSTNNSYGVAGIAYQASIMPLKVLAASGGGTVADIAEAIKFAADNGANVINMSLGGGGASDLMQEAVDYAYSKGVVIVAAAGNENRNSSSYPARYPHVISVSALGPNGEKAPYSNFGAGVDISAPGGSEAGKILQETIDPETGASVFASFQGTSMASPHVAGVAALVRSLGIDNPDEIETILTKSARVVKEDPLNHFGAGQLDAAGAVQLAEKGQINFRDFFRWLQKNGYLNLRFWFDGGAVALLPKVLMVLGSYLLAWFLRNYLPGWSWSLSSGLIFGSSGLFFLRGFYIFDLPQWPLRLMGSSIPELGSAVQGSSALNPIFASVLIPLVLVALLLGNAKWKWFAIGSGLGVASCLAVSAFMTPQVMWLGDGIWARGFLIVNALLCLGLARIAMQGEKQTA; this is encoded by the coding sequence ATGAGAAAAATTTTTCTGCTGTGTTTGTTTATTCTGACGCTAGGATTTGCCCTCTTTAATTTTAAAGGGCTGGCAACCAGTGGCAGTTATGATTCTATCGTGCTGGATTTCCGGGAAGACATTCCCGCTACGGAGATTACCGCACAGGTAAATGCGATCGCGCAAAAATTTCACACCACACCTTATCTAAATAGCGAATTTTCCGTAAAAGATAACGTCTACATTGTCAAAGGCGATACCCGATTACTCAAAGCCCTGAGAAAATCCGGCCTTGCCAAAAAGACAGAATCTATAGAACCCAACTATATCTATCAAGCTTACGAAATCCCCAACGACCCAGACTACAGCCAGCAGTGGAACCTGCGAAGCATCAACGTCGAAGCCGCTTGGGACGAAACCAAAGGTAACGGAGTCACCGTTGCCGTAATCGATACAGGTGTCAGTAAAGTTCCCGACTTAGCAGACACCACCTTTGTCCAAGGCTACGACTTCGTAAACGACAAAGAATCAGCCGACGACGACAACGGACACGGTACTCACGTAGCCGGAACTGTCGCCCAATCCACCAATAATAGCTACGGCGTAGCAGGCATTGCCTACCAAGCAAGCATCATGCCTCTCAAAGTGCTAGCTGCCAGCGGTGGCGGTACGGTTGCCGATATTGCCGAAGCAATCAAATTTGCTGCTGACAACGGCGCAAACGTGATTAACATGAGCTTAGGTGGCGGCGGTGCCAGCGACTTAATGCAAGAAGCCGTTGACTATGCTTACAGCAAAGGCGTCGTCATCGTAGCCGCAGCAGGTAACGAAAACCGCAACTCTTCCTCATATCCAGCCCGTTATCCCCACGTCATCAGCGTATCGGCACTCGGCCCCAACGGTGAAAAAGCTCCTTATTCCAACTTCGGTGCCGGTGTAGATATCTCTGCCCCCGGTGGTAGCGAAGCAGGTAAAATCCTGCAAGAAACCATTGACCCGGAAACTGGTGCTTCCGTCTTTGCTAGTTTCCAAGGTACTAGCATGGCTTCCCCCCACGTAGCGGGAGTAGCAGCATTAGTAAGATCTCTGGGTATCGATAACCCAGATGAAATTGAAACCATTCTGACCAAATCAGCACGAGTAGTCAAAGAAGACCCCCTCAACCATTTTGGTGCAGGTCAGTTAGACGCCGCAGGCGCAGTTCAACTAGCTGAAAAAGGACAAATTAACTTCCGCGACTTCTTCCGCTGGCTACAAAAGAATGGTTACCTCAACCTCCGCTTCTGGTTTGATGGCGGCGCAGTAGCACTTCTGCCTAAAGTTTTAATGGTACTGGGTTCCTATCTGCTAGCTTGGTTTTTACGCAATTACTTACCCGGTTGGAGTTGGTCACTCAGTAGTGGTCTAATTTTCGGCAGTTCCGGTTTATTCTTCCTGCGCGGTTTCTACATCTTCGACCTACCCCAATGGCCGTTAAGATTAATGGGTAGTTCCATTCCCGAATTAGGTAGTGCCGTTCAAGGTAGTAGTGCTTTAAATCCGATATTTGCTAGCGTGCTAATTCCCTTAGTTTTAGTAGCATTGCTATTAGGAAATGCCAAGTGGAAATGGTTCGCCATCGGTTCTGGTTTAGGGGTAGCTAGCTGTTTGGCAGTCAGCGCATTTATGACACCCCAAGTAATGTGGTTGGGTGATGGCATTTGGGCGCGTGGCTTCTTAATTGTCAACGCTTTACTTTGTTTGGGACTTGCTAGAATCGCAATGCAAGGAGAGAAACAAACTGCATGA
- a CDS encoding thioredoxin family protein: MIKFSSEDCGICHKMSFYDQKVTEELGLQFIDVKMQDTATYRKYRKILLSQYPDKSEMGWPTYIICDSPEGEFKILGEVKGGHPKGEFRTRLQEILQA; this comes from the coding sequence GTGATTAAGTTTTCTTCAGAAGATTGTGGTATTTGCCACAAAATGTCTTTTTACGACCAGAAAGTAACTGAAGAATTGGGTTTGCAATTTATTGATGTGAAAATGCAAGACACTGCTACTTATCGGAAATATCGTAAAATCTTATTAAGTCAATATCCCGATAAATCAGAAATGGGATGGCCGACTTATATTATTTGCGATTCTCCAGAAGGAGAATTTAAAATTTTGGGAGAAGTCAAAGGCGGTCATCCCAAAGGGGAATTTAGAACCAGACTGCAAGAAATTTTACAGGCATGA
- a CDS encoding adenylate/guanylate cyclase domain-containing protein yields the protein MGNLEQITDREASLLAEIERLRQEVAHLKQVNSDLEIALLTTIEHGDVVEAQLHDSNQQLQAEVAERQLAQATLQEILETVSRDKADLEIVLQATAEHGDTVEYQLYTQAVETMRQSEELFRAISESTSILMILTQHHNGAISYANSISGELLGMDVEALIGQKLESFFAERDDYQKIQELLTAQGYVRDWEMQVKKIDGSLFWVSASVHPLQMAGVATLLTTLYDISDRKQAEIELRQSEEKLRQQAQELELRVEQRTREVRQAEEKYRSIFENAVEGIFQVTPEGRYLSANPALAKLYGYASSAELMDSITDIGKQLYVRPQRWNELVAYMRGLDSITECESEVYCKDRTIIWISESIRTIYHHDGSISHYEGSVHDISARKKAEVEIRQQRMLAERLLLNVLPQLIAERLKRGEKTIADNFAEVTVLFADIVNFTPLSSQIPPKELVKLLNDIFSAFDKLADRHGVEKIKTIGDAYMVVGGLPKPRPDNVVAIAEMALDMQREITNFRTPDNQPITLRMGIHTGPVVAGVIGRQKSIYDLWGDTVNIASRMESHGEAGYIQVSETVYERLKKNYRFQERGSISIKGKGLMTTYWLIDRKFNRF from the coding sequence ATGGGAAACTTAGAGCAGATAACCGATCGCGAAGCCAGTCTTCTAGCGGAGATCGAACGTCTCCGTCAAGAAGTAGCACATCTCAAACAAGTGAACAGCGATTTGGAAATAGCTTTGCTCACTACTATAGAACATGGCGATGTGGTGGAAGCTCAATTGCACGATTCCAATCAACAATTACAAGCAGAAGTCGCCGAACGCCAACTAGCACAAGCAACCTTACAAGAAATTTTAGAAACGGTTTCTCGAGATAAAGCAGATTTAGAAATCGTGCTGCAAGCGACGGCGGAACACGGCGACACCGTGGAATACCAACTCTACACGCAAGCTGTAGAAACGATGCGCCAAAGCGAGGAACTGTTTCGGGCAATTTCCGAGTCCACATCTATTTTAATGATATTGACTCAGCACCATAATGGAGCGATCTCTTATGCTAACTCTATTTCTGGCGAACTACTGGGAATGGATGTGGAAGCCTTAATCGGACAGAAGCTGGAGTCATTTTTTGCCGAGCGCGATGATTATCAAAAAATTCAAGAGTTACTGACAGCACAAGGGTATGTACGGGATTGGGAAATGCAAGTTAAAAAAATTGACGGTAGCCTATTTTGGGTATCGGCTTCCGTACATCCTTTACAGATGGCTGGAGTAGCAACTTTGCTGACTACTTTATATGATATTAGCGATCGCAAACAAGCAGAAATCGAGTTGCGTCAGTCAGAAGAAAAACTGCGGCAACAAGCCCAGGAATTAGAATTGCGGGTAGAACAGCGTACCAGAGAAGTACGCCAAGCAGAAGAGAAATATCGCAGTATATTTGAGAATGCGGTTGAGGGAATTTTTCAGGTAACGCCAGAGGGACGTTATTTAAGCGCAAATCCAGCCCTCGCAAAATTATACGGTTACGCATCTAGTGCTGAGTTGATGGATAGCATTACGGATATCGGAAAACAGCTATACGTGCGACCCCAGCGTTGGAACGAACTGGTAGCTTATATGAGGGGTTTAGATTCGATTACCGAGTGCGAGTCAGAAGTTTATTGTAAAGATAGAACGATTATTTGGATTTCGGAAAGCATTCGCACGATTTATCATCACGATGGTTCGATTTCTCATTATGAAGGTAGCGTCCACGATATTAGCGCTCGCAAGAAAGCAGAAGTAGAAATCCGCCAGCAAAGGATGCTAGCGGAACGCTTGTTGTTGAATGTTTTACCTCAATTAATTGCCGAACGTCTCAAGCGGGGTGAAAAAACGATCGCGGATAACTTTGCCGAAGTAACGGTTTTGTTTGCCGATATTGTGAACTTCACGCCGTTGTCGTCTCAGATTCCACCAAAAGAACTGGTGAAGCTACTCAATGATATTTTTTCTGCTTTCGACAAATTAGCCGATCGACATGGGGTAGAAAAAATTAAAACGATCGGCGATGCTTACATGGTAGTGGGTGGATTACCCAAACCCAGACCTGATAATGTAGTTGCGATCGCAGAAATGGCATTAGATATGCAGCGAGAAATTACCAACTTCCGCACCCCAGACAATCAACCGATTACCCTGCGGATGGGTATTCATACTGGCCCAGTGGTAGCGGGAGTGATCGGTAGGCAAAAGTCGATTTATGATTTGTGGGGCGATACGGTAAACATTGCTAGTCGCATGGAATCTCATGGAGAAGCGGGATACATCCAAGTTAGCGAAACAGTTTATGAACGTTTGAAAAAGAACTATCGCTTTCAAGAACGAGGTAGTATTTCGATCAAGGGTAAGGGATTGATGACTACTTATTGGTTGATCGATCGGAAATTTAATCGATTTTAG
- a CDS encoding ATP-binding protein, producing MNLFSQVQIFGEFLPEIPTSNEYLTLNFSPASAARKRRWEHNGISADFLGDYFAAFFPGDAASESNINRKDTVKAVVSYIANELLENAVKFSERSANLPISITLYLYEHEIIFCVSNYASKIMADKYQQFIQELLNSDPDELYTRQLEKTALGNGQSNMGLLTMINDYDARLGWKFDYVDQQLEIVQISVLAHLNL from the coding sequence ATGAATTTATTTTCACAAGTCCAAATTTTTGGGGAATTTCTGCCGGAAATTCCTACTAGTAACGAATACCTAACTTTGAATTTTTCCCCGGCTTCGGCGGCTCGCAAGCGTCGCTGGGAACACAACGGGATATCCGCAGATTTTTTAGGCGATTACTTTGCGGCTTTTTTTCCTGGCGATGCAGCTTCAGAAAGTAATATCAATCGCAAAGATACGGTTAAAGCGGTTGTTAGTTATATTGCCAACGAGCTTTTAGAAAATGCCGTAAAATTCAGCGAGCGTTCCGCCAATTTACCAATTAGTATTACGTTGTATCTTTACGAGCATGAAATCATATTCTGCGTCAGCAATTATGCTAGCAAAATCATGGCGGACAAGTATCAGCAATTTATTCAAGAACTACTTAATTCAGACCCAGATGAATTATACACTCGTCAATTGGAAAAAACTGCCTTGGGCAACGGACAATCTAACATGGGATTGTTAACGATGATCAATGATTACGATGCCCGTTTAGGCTGGAAATTCGATTATGTAGACCAACAGCTAGAAATCGTTCAAATTAGCGTACTAGCCCACCTTAATTTGTGA
- a CDS encoding diguanylate cyclase, with translation MVESEMLEARYTELLAEFYRLRTENECLKQQNRDLLIALSTTAEHGDLVEAQLHTMNVKLEAEIAEREKAEAMLQTLLNIISREKNDLEIIVQTIVEHGDVVDTQWQQKLREAMYLAELDGLTQVANRRKFDHYLSYQWKQMGQQQTPLSVIICDIDYFKQYNDAYGHLMGDACLQQVAKTLQSILKQPGDLFARYGGEEFAAVLPQTEENAAICVAERMQKAIAQLKMPHPGSAVAAHVTLSIGVASTVPSHLRSPTSLLDQADQRLYLAKRKGRNQIIHHWNCD, from the coding sequence ATGGTGGAAAGTGAAATGCTAGAAGCTCGATACACCGAACTTCTAGCTGAATTTTATCGTTTGCGAACTGAAAATGAGTGTTTAAAGCAACAAAACCGCGACTTGCTGATTGCTCTATCTACGACGGCGGAACACGGCGATTTAGTAGAAGCACAACTTCATACCATGAATGTTAAATTAGAAGCGGAAATTGCCGAACGTGAAAAGGCAGAAGCAATGTTGCAAACTTTGCTCAATATTATCTCTAGAGAAAAGAACGATTTGGAAATTATCGTTCAGACAATTGTCGAGCATGGAGATGTAGTAGATACGCAGTGGCAACAAAAACTTCGGGAAGCAATGTACTTAGCCGAGCTAGACGGTTTAACTCAAGTTGCTAACAGGCGGAAATTCGATCATTATTTGAGCTATCAGTGGAAACAAATGGGGCAACAGCAAACCCCATTGTCGGTGATTATTTGCGATATTGATTATTTTAAGCAATACAATGATGCCTACGGACATTTAATGGGGGATGCTTGCTTGCAGCAAGTGGCCAAAACACTTCAGTCTATTTTAAAACAGCCGGGAGATTTGTTCGCTCGCTATGGAGGAGAGGAATTTGCGGCTGTTTTGCCTCAAACTGAAGAGAACGCAGCGATCTGCGTGGCGGAAAGAATGCAAAAGGCGATCGCGCAACTGAAAATGCCTCACCCTGGTTCTGCCGTGGCTGCTCATGTTACTTTAAGCATAGGGGTAGCATCGACTGTTCCATCGCATCTGCGATCGCCAACTAGCTTGCTAGACCAAGCAGACCAGAGACTATATCTGGCAAAAAGAAAAGGTAGAAATCAAATTATTCATCATTGGAATTGCGATTAG
- a CDS encoding PAS domain S-box protein gives MEYKDPLLFSRSNQYGDRNFITVPVDISLYELVKLMVQARNWDDSLASKANPKRENGIPASCALILEDKRLVGLLTKGDLIELTARECNFRDTLVGEVMTRQLITVRESEATDPLRLNQILSQHRISHLPVVNEKGDLVGLVTYESICTASPPTDSEILTETSILQARSQQAEASLRRSEEKYRRIVETANEGIWVIDANANTNFVNPKMAQMLGYTVDEMVGKPLFAFMDEIGVAIAFEKLKLRQQGVVEKHEFKFCRKDGSELWALLSASPIIDATGNYVGALAMVTDITDRKLTEEALRESEERWQLALRGSNDGVWDWNIRTNEVFFSSRWKEMLGYEDHEISNSLDEWSKRVHPEDLDRVFKAIEDHFAKKTPFYITEHRVLCKDGTYKWILDRGQALWDENNNVLRMTGSHSDITDRKLAEEALRESEERWQLALKGTQDGIWDWNIQTDRVFFSDRWKEMRGFAPDEITNSLAEWSQGIHPQDIEKVMVALNEHLTKKTPFFSAEYRVQRKDGSYIWVLDRGQALWDETGKPARMAGSETDISDRKQAQEALQESEQRYRILLTHVPVGIFQTDAQGNCLYVNPYWTEITGLSLAQAAGRGWATTLHPDDRDRIFTEWNNATQQGRLFAMEYRFCKADGKIAWVSGKGVAVRNESGEITSYFGTVIDITERRELEQKLAEKQQLLDAFITSAPVGMTVLDRQLRFSFINEALAEINGVPISEHIGQTPWEIVPDLAPKQEKIFHHVLRTGEPVLHVEINGETKKFPGVKRTWLVSYFPIRCPVNQPIGIGIVVVEITDRKQAEAALQESEEKFRQLTENIHQAFYMVSTNCEILYISPAYEQIWGRSCESLVQNSYSWMESVHPEDFDRIAVAMKAQIERGRELKDTYRIIQPNGSIRWVTSRSFPIYNNEGKIYRFAGITEDITERKQAENALQQQLHKLLLLQQITDAIRQNLNTQHIFETAAIQVGQAFGVNRCLIHSYITQPEPQLPLVTEYLNGDYPSVNGVKIPVAGNFHAEAVLIKDRAIATPDVYQEALFAPVVQLCDRLQIKSMLAVRTSYQGEPNGVIGLHQCDRIRNWTTDEIELLESVAAQMGIALAQAALLEKETKRSEELTIKNLALEKAKQEAEKANRSKSEFLANMSHEIRTPMNAILGFSDLLRSVVKEPQAKSYLDAIATGGKTLLALINDILDLSKIEAGKLEIHYEPANIRSLIQEIQQIFTQKANEKGLILRSQIDENVPKAIYIDEVRLRQILFNVVGNAIKFTEQGNIQISCRAQTYSILDREKIWLEIAVEDTGIGIARDQQSRIFEAFVQSVGQSNRKYGGTGLGLAITRRLIQMMGGTVILQSELGKGSIFTFVFSEVLPAEKTPEEAVLTLGKDEDFNQFAPCQILVVDDVYSNRELIKGYFTQTHHSLLFAEDGEEAIRLAQIHQPDLILLDLRMPRMDGREAAKHLKKNELTQHIPIVILTASSQKEEQFEVEQICQGFLPKPVSRTQLVSELKKHLKGFSEPSFLLLEDENYPAKSMNDLSFSGMKNLPELLVKLIREEEMTWPNLRKTLKMRDLQQFVERLESWSREHQCQLLSNYANSLKNQLETFDWERIPKTVENFPSVRRSLQEFGS, from the coding sequence ATGGAATATAAAGATCCCTTGCTGTTCTCCCGTTCCAATCAATACGGCGATCGCAACTTTATCACCGTACCTGTAGATATATCGCTATACGAGCTAGTAAAGCTGATGGTGCAAGCTAGGAATTGGGATGATAGCTTGGCATCAAAGGCAAACCCCAAAAGGGAGAATGGGATTCCAGCCAGCTGTGCTTTGATATTAGAGGACAAACGGTTAGTAGGCTTATTAACCAAAGGGGACTTAATTGAGTTAACGGCACGGGAATGCAATTTTCGAGATACTTTGGTTGGGGAAGTGATGACGCGGCAGTTAATCACTGTTCGCGAGTCGGAAGCTACAGATCCCTTAAGACTCAATCAAATACTAAGCCAGCATCGCATTAGCCATTTACCGGTGGTGAACGAGAAAGGGGATCTGGTGGGATTAGTCACTTATGAAAGCATTTGTACGGCATCGCCACCCACAGATTCGGAGATTTTGACCGAAACCAGTATTTTACAAGCCCGTTCTCAACAAGCCGAAGCTTCTTTACGGCGCAGTGAAGAAAAATATCGCCGCATTGTAGAAACTGCAAACGAAGGAATTTGGGTGATCGATGCGAACGCCAATACCAATTTCGTCAACCCAAAAATGGCCCAAATGCTGGGTTATACGGTTGATGAAATGGTGGGAAAACCTTTGTTTGCATTTATGGACGAAATAGGAGTGGCGATCGCGTTTGAAAAATTAAAATTGCGGCAGCAAGGGGTAGTTGAGAAACACGAATTTAAGTTTTGTCGCAAAGACGGTAGCGAACTTTGGGCTTTATTATCTGCTAGCCCGATTATAGATGCCACTGGCAACTACGTCGGCGCTTTGGCAATGGTAACCGACATTACCGATCGCAAATTAACAGAAGAAGCGCTCAGAGAAAGCGAAGAACGCTGGCAACTAGCTTTAAGAGGCAGTAATGATGGTGTTTGGGATTGGAATATCAGAACCAACGAAGTATTTTTCTCATCTCGTTGGAAAGAAATGTTGGGATATGAAGACCATGAAATTAGCAACTCTTTAGATGAGTGGTCTAAGCGAGTACATCCAGAAGACTTAGATCGAGTATTCAAAGCAATTGAAGATCATTTTGCCAAGAAAACACCCTTTTATATTACAGAACATCGAGTTCTCTGTAAGGATGGCACTTATAAATGGATTCTCGATCGCGGACAAGCTTTGTGGGATGAAAACAATAACGTCCTTCGGATGACAGGTTCTCACAGCGACATCACCGATCGCAAATTAGCAGAAGAAGCGCTCAGAGAAAGCGAAGAACGCTGGCAACTAGCTTTAAAAGGCACTCAAGACGGCATTTGGGACTGGAATATACAAACCGATCGCGTATTTTTTTCCGATCGCTGGAAAGAAATGCGCGGTTTTGCACCCGATGAAATCACCAATTCCCTAGCAGAATGGTCTCAGGGCATTCATCCCCAAGACATCGAAAAAGTGATGGTTGCTCTCAACGAACACTTAACTAAAAAAACTCCCTTTTTCAGTGCCGAGTACCGCGTCCAGCGGAAAGATGGCAGTTATATTTGGGTTCTCGATCGAGGACAAGCCCTGTGGGATGAAACCGGAAAACCAGCGCGAATGGCGGGATCGGAAACCGATATCAGCGATCGCAAACAAGCACAGGAAGCACTCCAAGAAAGCGAACAACGTTATCGAATACTGCTGACTCACGTTCCCGTCGGTATTTTTCAAACCGACGCCCAAGGCAACTGCTTATACGTAAATCCTTACTGGACGGAAATCACCGGATTATCGCTGGCACAAGCAGCCGGTCGAGGATGGGCAACCACACTGCATCCAGACGATCGCGATCGAATTTTTACAGAATGGAATAACGCTACTCAACAAGGGCGTTTATTTGCAATGGAATATCGCTTCTGCAAAGCAGATGGAAAAATTGCCTGGGTATCCGGTAAAGGAGTTGCCGTTCGTAACGAATCAGGAGAAATTACCAGTTATTTCGGCACGGTAATCGATATCACCGAACGCAGGGAATTAGAACAAAAATTAGCTGAAAAGCAACAATTACTCGATGCCTTCATCACCAGCGCCCCAGTTGGCATGACCGTACTCGATCGTCAGTTACGCTTTTCATTTATCAACGAAGCATTAGCAGAAATTAACGGGGTTCCCATCTCAGAACACATCGGTCAAACCCCTTGGGAAATCGTACCAGACCTCGCACCCAAACAAGAGAAAATCTTCCATCACGTTCTGAGGACTGGCGAACCCGTTCTCCATGTAGAAATTAACGGCGAAACCAAAAAATTCCCTGGCGTCAAAAGGACTTGGTTAGTTTCCTATTTTCCCATTCGTTGTCCCGTTAATCAACCTATTGGCATTGGCATCGTAGTAGTAGAAATTACCGATCGCAAACAAGCAGAAGCCGCCTTACAAGAAAGTGAAGAAAAGTTCCGCCAACTAACGGAAAATATCCATCAAGCCTTTTACATGGTGTCCACCAATTGCGAAATTCTCTACATTTCTCCCGCTTACGAACAGATCTGGGGGCGGAGTTGCGAAAGCTTAGTACAAAACTCCTACTCTTGGATGGAATCCGTTCATCCAGAAGATTTCGACCGCATCGCTGTAGCGATGAAAGCACAAATCGAACGAGGGCGAGAATTAAAAGACACTTACCGAATTATTCAACCAAATGGCTCGATTCGCTGGGTTACTTCTCGGTCTTTTCCTATATATAATAATGAAGGAAAAATCTATCGTTTCGCAGGCATTACCGAAGATATTACCGAGCGCAAACAAGCAGAAAACGCTCTACAACAACAATTACACAAACTATTACTTTTGCAGCAGATTACCGATGCAATTCGGCAAAACTTGAATACCCAGCACATCTTTGAAACTGCTGCCATTCAAGTCGGACAAGCATTTGGAGTGAATCGTTGCTTGATTCATTCTTACATCACCCAACCAGAACCTCAGCTTCCGTTAGTAACCGAATATTTGAATGGAGATTATCCATCGGTAAATGGAGTGAAAATACCCGTGGCAGGTAATTTTCATGCTGAAGCAGTTTTAATCAAAGATCGAGCAATTGCTACGCCTGATGTTTATCAAGAAGCTTTATTTGCGCCCGTGGTGCAATTATGCGATCGATTGCAAATCAAATCAATGTTAGCAGTTCGCACGTCTTATCAAGGAGAACCCAACGGCGTGATCGGGCTGCATCAGTGCGATCGCATTCGTAATTGGACAACCGATGAGATCGAATTACTCGAATCAGTTGCCGCTCAAATGGGTATTGCTTTAGCTCAAGCTGCTTTATTAGAAAAAGAAACCAAAAGAAGTGAAGAACTGACGATCAAAAATTTAGCTCTAGAAAAAGCCAAACAAGAAGCAGAAAAAGCCAACCGTTCCAAAAGCGAATTTCTAGCCAATATGAGCCACGAAATTCGCACCCCTATGAATGCTATTTTAGGATTTTCCGATTTGTTGCGATCGGTTGTTAAAGAACCACAAGCTAAATCTTATTTAGATGCGATCGCAACTGGTGGAAAAACCCTCCTCGCCCTAATAAACGATATTCTCGACCTCTCCAAAATAGAAGCCGGAAAATTAGAGATTCACTACGAACCAGCTAACATAAGAAGCTTAATTCAAGAAATTCAACAAATTTTTACTCAAAAGGCGAATGAGAAAGGTTTAATATTGCGATCGCAAATTGACGAGAACGTACCAAAAGCAATTTATATTGATGAAGTTCGGCTGCGCCAGATTCTTTTTAACGTAGTTGGTAACGCCATCAAATTTACCGAACAAGGAAACATTCAAATATCCTGTCGCGCCCAGACTTATTCGATACTCGATCGAGAAAAAATTTGGCTGGAAATTGCAGTTGAAGATACGGGAATAGGAATTGCTCGCGATCAACAAAGCCGCATTTTTGAAGCATTCGTACAAAGTGTGGGACAAAGCAATCGCAAATATGGTGGAACAGGTTTAGGATTAGCCATCACTCGCCGTTTGATCCAGATGATGGGTGGAACAGTTATCCTGCAAAGCGAACTGGGTAAAGGTAGTATTTTTACTTTTGTTTTCTCAGAAGTTTTACCTGCTGAAAAAACACCGGAAGAAGCGGTGCTAACCTTGGGGAAAGATGAAGACTTCAACCAGTTCGCACCTTGCCAAATATTAGTTGTAGATGATGTCTACTCCAATCGTGAATTAATTAAAGGATACTTTACTCAAACCCATCATTCTTTGTTATTTGCAGAAGATGGAGAAGAAGCGATTCGGCTTGCTCAAATTCATCAACCAGATTTAATTTTACTCGACTTGCGAATGCCGCGAATGGATGGCAGAGAAGCCGCCAAACATCTCAAGAAAAATGAATTAACCCAACATATTCCTATCGTAATTCTTACTGCTTCATCTCAAAAAGAAGAACAATTTGAAGTAGAACAAATTTGTCAAGGATTTTTGCCAAAGCCAGTCAGCCGCACTCAATTAGTAAGCGAACTTAAAAAACACTTAAAAGGGTTTTCCGAACCTTCGTTCCTTTTATTAGAAGATGAGAATTATCCCGCAAAATCTATGAATGATTTATCATTTAGCGGTATGAAGAATTTACCAGAATTACTCGTCAAATTAATCAGGGAAGAAGAAATGACTTGGCCCAATTTACGTAAAACATTGAAAATGCGAGACCTTCAACAATTCGTCGAACGATTGGAAAGTTGGTCGCGCGAACACCAATGTCAGTTGTTATCAAACTATGCTAATTCTCTCAAAAATCAGTTAGAAACTTTTGATTGGGAACGCATTCCTAAAACTGTGGAAAACTTCCCTTCCGTGCGACGATCGCTTCAAGAATTCGGAAGTTAA